In Rhopalosiphum padi isolate XX-2018 chromosome 3, ASM2088224v1, whole genome shotgun sequence, the genomic stretch tacctaaaaaaaaaaaaaatacaaattaaaccaataaatattaaaaatttgtatgttCGATTTCTCTTGTCTAATATGTatcgtatatgtatgtatgtattggagcatattcattatataacactataatttaatgtaataaaacaattattcagtACATTATCAAAGCAgatataaaagattttttaactTAGTTCAATTGGAtgaatttatagatattaatatagaactgatagttaaaaataaaaaccttatcATATAACGTGTTCTAATTTTTCtgatttaaagtattatttgattgtttaaatagttttacttaCTCTAAGGCGGCTGCATTAAATGAATTTTGTAAATCTCCTAAATATTCACCAATCATTTGTTTGCTTAAGCCTTTacgagatattaaaaatcttgcAACTGCATGGGGAGCATTGTCCAAGAATCCTTTGCGTACAAGGTAAATAATACCTTTTGAAGGTTTCTTATTAAAGAGATTGAGACCAATACGATATTGACGTTTTCTAATCACATCAGAAATctaagaaaaaatttttttgtattaaaatgaaagtaatactaataaaatcaaATCTATATAATACTCGTACCTGTGATTTTTTATTCCAAGACACTATAGAATTTGACAACATGGAAGAGTCAACTGAAgaatttgtttgatttaaattatgtgaCTGACTAGAAAGACTACCATCGCTACCAGAAGATTGAACACTTGATAAACTACCACTATCTGACATTTTGTTCAGTGTACTGGCTGCTATGTTTTGGTGTTGTTCCCGTAAAGAACGAAACGATATTGATGAAGTTCGTTTTGGAACTTCGGGAGGAACTTTATTTTTGGAAATGTTAGAAGGGTACCCGGTTGAGCTCCCTGAAAACATACACGATGAAGAGCTACTGCTCCCATACTGATTACAATCAGAACCAGAATGTGCTTGTCTATATGTATCTGAACTATTGTTATGGCTGTTTCCACATAAAAAGTTTGGCATCATTTGATGTGCCACTTGACTAGTGATATCGTcctggaaaaaaaattgttcagttGCTGTCTCCGGGTTCATTGTACTAACATTGTTTACTTTCATATCATTGTAGGAGTAgttatttgagtaaaaatgagAACATGAAGATTCCaagctgtaataataatttaaatcacatCGCCCAGATCTAGAACGTGGCAGAGAGTTACATTTGGTTGGTGAGTAACCTGATCGTCGTTCTCTTAATGACCCTGATCTTATACTCAGCTGACTATCATGAGATCGTAAACTTTGGGTATCTTCCAATCGTTTACTAAGTCTTTTTTCAGCTTTTGCCATTGCTGTAATATGAGCAAATTTTTTTACCAGCATGTAATGTCTAAATGCTCGTTGAATGACTAGTGCAGCTTGTCTGGCTCTGTCACCTCCATATTTTCTTTCTAATAACTCAATCTGCTTTTCAATCAAATCTTGTGATAACTCATAcctttaaatatatgaaaacatatttggtcatattgtttactattaagtataaaaaaaacttacgagGCAGATGTATGAAATGGTTCTGGTTGAACCATGTTATTTTTGGACATTGTGCCTGTCCAATGACTATATTGTTCACATTGGTTCAAAAAATTTCGATTATTGCTTTTGTCATATTTGTCTtctctgaaaaatataataaatctctTTATTACACATAAggtaattaatactttttaatattcttttaatacaattgaaattaaatactttaaacaattttaactagATTCACAGTATTTATGCATAAAAGAAAGTCCCAAATATTTGTCTTGAATAAACTATGAAACTACTAATTTAACATACCTGtggattttatgtattatagataGTTTTTTAAAGAAAGGCATAAGTAGGCTATTATatgtctaataaaaaaaaaatgtatcaataaaattagttttgctAAGTCATTAAGAATCTAATTGTAATGTTTCcacttatacctacctacctaacaaaaactaatattttcatcgataataaataagaatataataattattataaataaaacacgagtatttattaaaaactgaaacCATTTTAAACATGagtatttaaatagaaattgtacaaaatgatatacatacaaataaagtGTAACAATTATCAgactatcaaaataaataatgaatcattgtcataggtacctatacaaagtctataatttgtttcaataaaactataagtCCTTGACAtcccataaaataaaaataatgtatctattaaacacagtaaattatgttaaattttaaattatgacttaATCCAAATGTTGAtggtttcaaatattattttaaaatgtgaaaaaaaactattaagtcGTAGTAAGTATTTATGGTATCAAATGTTTGTAGATAtgcattaaatattagtaagtttttaaaaagtgAATATATTGTACTAGCATAAATACCTTatctattaattcattattaactaTAACAACATTATTACTATTGACATTATTAATCTGTTctacaaaaattattcaattaagaTTAACTATAAAGAAAACTATTGGTACAAATGTCactcataaaaatatgaatgcaTGGAAACATAAATAACCTGATAGGTTCCCACCTAAATAAcctagatatttaataaatttggtaTGTCATTTGaacaaattgatatttaaaataataaataagataaatttaaaaaaatcacaaaactaATCATGCTTctaagatttataaataattacagtaggaaataaggtaaatatttaagaaaattactaataatactaaaatccaGAGCCATGCCGTGGGGGGGGGGCCTAGTGGGCATGCGTCCTGGGCGTATGGTTTCAagggtttttataatatttttaaatatacataaataaaatatatgatgagaaagattattgttttacaattattttggaccattattttgttttacaaattgTTTCTGAACAAATTGCGACTAAGGTTGAGTAATAACAATTAGTCAATTGCAacgttttattcttttattattattaggctttataataaagtatcatATTAACATCAATTTTAAAGACGTCATTGAATATTTTGCTTCAAAAAAGTCCAGGGCAATAAAGTTTTAAACTAAGTACCTATATGATACACTCTTATGAtatgtttgtaaatataatttgtgatttgtattaatttttaattattgtataccaaactatttagtttaataattactattacaaTCAACTTTAGTTATTTGTCAAATCAATGTTCaaaatacattgtaaaaaaaaaattcaattaaatagaataaataaatgaaatgcataatgataaataaaacagggggcgaatatttttaattttgccctgGGTACCAAATCTTAACGGCACGGCTGTGCTAAAATTAgtgttacataattattagacAAAAATATGATTACTGCAATTTGTAATGCCATACAcagattttttattaacaaaaaaaaactgactTAATGAGTTTTGAATTTGGGCAAAAAGTTGTAATTTAGTATGATTTTAACGGAATAAGTGAGAAgcgtattaaaattgaatatagcaAAATATGTAACAAATCGGTGACCGGTGAGAGTGTTTACCTGGTGGTGGTGTCGTGGGACATCATGCGCTGGTCGTAGAGTTCCATATCAAATTTGAGACGACCGACTTCGCTGAGCAACATGTCCCTCTCATTCATCACCAGGTTCAGCTGCGTCCTCAATTCGTAAATCTCTTGGCACTGTTGATTGATGATGTCCATGCTCTCCTCCAACGGAATGCCAACGTCGTACGTCGCGTGACCGCTGTGCACCTGACGGCAGCCCAATCCATTGGTGGGCTTTTGTAATCGCTTGTTGTCGTCGCACATATCCCAGCGACCGCTGTCACATAATAGCACTCCCTATCGGAGGGCGCGAGGGCGGCAACTCGGAGAGACGCTTTACGTCGAATGGATATCGATATGATACACAGCCGTCGTCGGTCTCGATGTGTCGGTTGGAGACGCCTTGGTCGGCGGCGACTATCGGACCACACTCGACGGAACGAATGGGCGACCCAAACAAAACACTGATGGGACAACTTCGGTGAGCTACCGTCTCATTGTTGATAACAACAACAactgatattattgttattattattattattattattattattattattgtatgtacataCAACACGACTGcataacatcattattattatatacaacgcaCTCGACGGTCGTGTCAACTAAACGAACGGTACTACAACTGacgattataacaaaataacatgacgaataataacaaacaatcgtacgtaaatacaatattattacataatttataactaaacaacGACGCCGAGTGTCGCACAGTTGTGTACCTTGTGCGTCGACTGTGAGACGACGGTCGACGGCGACGTTATCTCACGTGCCCACTCACTGGGAGGGATCGGCGGTGCTGTTGGTCAGCGCGCGGTATACGGTAACCTTGATGTTATTGCCTCCCGGCAGCGATTCGCCAGTATAACACACGCGCgcgcaacacacacacacacaaacgacGGCGGCGACGGTGTGTggttgacgacgacgacgacgacgccgccgccgtcgcccgtACAACACACAATAATCCATAATGTTGTCCAGACACCGCCACTCCTCCGCCGCCGTCGTCCACAAATCCATTTAGGGGCATCTGCTGCCacccgtaatattattattattatgttatctgtAAACAGTGTAAACGCTCTGCGCTACAACACgactatataacaatattattattattattattttttcatttttatcgacTGTGAAAGAGGTAGGGCCAAAAACTGGTTGCTGAGTTGTCGCATAATgcaatatatgattataataatatgtatatatattatatatatataggtataatataggtgTTTATCGCGCATCGTCCACAGGGACCTACAGCTATGATGGTCGAACACGACaggcgaaaaatatttttaggacaACTACGTTTCGTCGTGAACGCGATTACACGAATATCAAATAtgtgaataattcaaaataaaaaaatcgtattatatatatataatatatatatatatatctaccgtatgcccgtatatatatatatatatataaaccgtCAGGTGGTTGCCACTGGCCTTCTGCTGCAGTGACACATTTTTTACTGATCGAATCGTTCgttcgataatatttttatcttcacTGTACGATACATGAGTTGTAACAAtacgacattatattatgtatattatataaaatatatatacaatataaatatacgccGTGTGCGTAAAGATGGTGTACCACCCACGattgatttttaatacaattgaaCCGTTTGTTGGAGACGATTATTTGTGTATTGTGTGTTCAATCAACTATAATGACAAAATCATCTGAAACTGAAACACTGTCACGCCGATTCGTTTGAGTAATATCGTGTggaattgtctaaaaaaaaaaatctgatgcGAGAAGAAAACTAAGACCTACCTACATTAGACCTAGACGGAGGGGAATAGGCCATAGGGATGTTGACGTGCTGTTAAACATTGTGACACGTGTGAAAACtgtgttattacaatatatgtattggttgaatatttgaaaaacagacTTCATAATTCGACTATTATACAATGGAAATCTAAAATCATTTGTGCTATTATGGACACCGGgccattgaaaataaaattttcgcgAAACTATAGaagtatatagataatacaattatattagatTTGGTCTGTGCGAAATCTCAACTTTcgtctaaattataataggaaCACATGTATACATATCAATAAGTGGAGCGCTGTTGTACATTTCATTGTGTAGGAActtattgtacctacctatatgttgTATTGTTAGCGAGAAACCTACTATAGTAGGATAGTACCTATGTCTTTCCTTTCACATTTTTAACGACCGTGAACGCCTAAATTAGTACGAAAATGTGCCGATAAAAGTTAGCTTTACTCTTTAGCCAAATTATTTGAATGTCGAAGTAGGTTTACCCTCAGTCATCGCCTACGTAATaacgtaatcataataataatatacataatatatgaaaatatgaagTGCATATGAACTTATAAACTGCAGTGAGGGCAGTTATACTTTTGGTGTATAACTCAGCTGTAGGCCAAAATTTAATACActagaaaaatactaaaaacctTTCACAAATTTGTTCTACTTTTTGTATTAGGtgcttataatacaatattcatgTATGGCTGCCTTGctgcgtatatatatactatactaatatacatatatatatatatatatcatcttGCAGCTGCTTCTTCGCGAGAACTGGCCTAgtctatgttatatatatatatatcgttataatatgctttaatttaatttaatgcttACCACTTTACCaggtttcaattatttttttctaatctcATTTCTACATTttgttactttttataattatattaagcatACCAATAACTTATTAACGCAGTTCTTTGTTTTACTTCACCTAGTTCACCTGGCACCTGCCGTGTGAGTGTGTGACACATGTGATATagtagtgaattttttttttacaactatacATAACACAAGTTTCatggtaatgaataataataatataagtaggtacttattccCCCTAGTTGTTaaatttttgtgtaatatacCTAAACCTCTTATAATCACGTAAGTCACGTAGTGTTGGGTTTGTATAACTAATAAGAGATTAATGTATGAATACCATCTAAAAACGTTAGATTGAACGAAttccaaaatgttttttttttattttatcagtcttatctacatataattattgtgcGTCTGTGGATAATACTAATGATCTAATTATACACATAAGTCattgaatcaatataatatattattatgttattatcgcAAATAAATACGAGGATCAGAACTACGAtgcaaatataattgaaaactgTAAAGCAGGCCGTTGGCACTTGGTGGGGACTGGGATCAAATTTCTTGCTTGATTCTACACTTCTgtacatttattgtataaatattaaatacctatgtatgcatacattttttagtcGGTAAAGAATAAAGATCGTTGTCCTGttctcaatataaaataatataaattatagactttTCAGAATTTCaatagaattaatttattttaacagctTAGCCGGGTTTGGCATTGTTGTTAATtgctttcaattttttttattatcagacCAATCcgatcaaattttgaaaatattctacAAAAACTATTTTCTAATTCTAATGccattaaagaatattatttaaaatcctaATTTCCTAACATCTATACTAAATGTTCATTAATTTTAGTCACTTTTACTTGGTGTTTTggctattgattataataaaaatcaaaaatgcatATAACATTCTTAGATAATTAGGTATTTGTTTACACAATTGTATGTGatagattataagaaataaattaaaatcaaaattgtaaataaatgatacgcaaatataaacacaaattgACAAATTATACTACATGTCAACATAGACACATAGTACATTAGTATATTAGATTACATTCGTGTATAAATTGTGGAATGAATCAGAAGGTAGGCTTACTAGGTTTATGTTCAAAGACCAAAGTTTACTTTGAGAGAAGAGATAAAAATATCGAAGGTTTCATAAATTTACGATAATTGATATGCTCGGTAGTTTAAACctatttattgtacctataacatattatgtaaagcagttggctaaatatataatacttcagCCGgttgcattattttattatgtattagaaTTGGCTATTTATGAGATCtgtaaaatgttaaacattggtcattaaataaattcttaattatatattcatatttcatttagacataattttgttgtatataatataataaatgcttttATTGATTGGATTCAATTTATTGGCTACAGCTTGCAATAAGTATGGtgcatagtatattatttattttgtactataaaaatatatcaaacataTAATGGATAGAGGAAATGGGCTATGCAACTTGGTAGACTTGCTGAAATGGTTGAAATATTCTCAAACAccttttactatatatatgtatgtacccAAAGACTTTTACAAGGAGGGAAATGTGCGTAGTTGTCTACTCTAACTTTTTTCTATAAGCCCAGTTATAATTCATAAGGGGTtatctaatttatatacattttctattGTCTGTTTAGAATTATACgtcttaatattactatattaaattaatgtttctagtaactatttaataagttaattttttcaactttttcaTTAGATAACTCATCGCTCATCATAACgctgaacaatattattgtattcaactTTCAATTTCAGGTATAGTTGtcccaatttaataatatatatgaggtATACGATACAACAAGATAAGAGTGTAAGTAGAAAATTGATAAgtcacataattttaaaataaaggtgTCAATGTCAtagtcaaatatttaatatattttatacatgtacaATACATTCATAGGACTTCAACgcctaaatataaattgtattagttatacgtttatattctttattacttgtttatatttcatattatctcTCTTGAATTAGTAACTAAATTCCAAAATCCTAttcaatattaaagtttttttttctgaaataagttacaaattatatttttgaaggaTATCTACTGTTGATCATTAATGGttagaaatacaaatattatttactaaataaatattatactttgagtTAATGAAGTTTTTCTTAAATTGAACTGCAGTATGGTCTACAACATTTTGAATCAGAGATTCAGAGGTTAAAAAAggtcaaacataaaataaatgaaagtaTGTTATCGTATCTAACATAAGAAAAAGTGatggataaattatattataaaaacatgtgaCCTATTACAAATGACACAAAATTGTAGAATTGTACAAAAATGGAGATGATGTAAACTTTTATGgtcttatgtatttaataattttcttgaataaaaatagttgaactgta encodes the following:
- the LOC132924362 gene encoding IQ motif and SEC7 domain-containing protein 1 isoform X1; amino-acid sequence: MCDDNKRLQKPTNGLGCRQVHSGHATYDVGIPLEESMDIINQQCQEIYELRTQLNLVMNERDMLLSEVGRLKFDMELYDQRMMSHDTTTREDKYDKSNNRNFLNQCEQYSHWTGTMSKNNMVQPEPFHTSASYELSQDLIEKQIELLERKYGGDRARQAALVIQRAFRHYMLVKKFAHITAMAKAEKRLSKRLEDTQSLRSHDSQLSIRSGSLRERRSGYSPTKCNSLPRSRSGRCDLNYYYSLESSCSHFYSNNYSYNDMKVNNVSTMNPETATEQFFFQDDITSQVAHQMMPNFLCGNSHNNSSDTYRQAHSGSDCNQYGSSSSSSCMFSGSSTGYPSNISKNKVPPEVPKRTSSISFRSLREQHQNIAASTLNKMSDSGSLSSVQSSGSDGSLSSQSHNLNQTNSSVDSSMLSNSIVSWNKKSQISDVIRKRQYRIGLNLFNKKPSKGIIYLVRKGFLDNAPHAVARFLISRKGLSKQMIGEYLGDLQNSFNAAALEYFAQEIDLSGMQVDVALRKFQTYFRMPGEAQKIERIIEVFSHRYCHCNRDVVARLRNLDTVFILAFAIIMLNTDLHTPNLKPERRMKMNDFIKNLRGIDDCCDIDRDMLVGIYERIKANEFKPGSDHVTQVMKVQSTVVGKKPNLALPHRRLVCYCRLYEVADIYKKERPGVHQREVFLFNDLLVITKILSKKKNSVTYTFRQSYPLNGLTVSLFQMPYYQFGIKLTQRLDNRLLITFNARNDHDRCKFVEDIRESICEMDEMENLRIESELERHRHGHNNRSVNSNSENRDSGVADIDLGPLPSPPVRNPKHPDDTFENSSPSQQATPKRAALTVT
- the LOC132924362 gene encoding IQ motif and SEC7 domain-containing protein 1 isoform X2, whose amino-acid sequence is MCDDNKRLQKPTNGLGCRQVHSGHATYDVGIPLEESMDIINQQCQEIYELRTQLNLVMNERDMLLSEVGRLKFDMELYDQRMMSHDTTTREDKYDKSNNRNFLNQCEQYSHWTGTMSKNNMVQPEPFHTSASYELSQDLIEKQIELLERKYGGDRARQAALVIQRAFRHYMLVKKFAHITAMAKAEKRLSKRLEDTQSLRSHDSQLSIRSGSLRERRSGYSPTKCNSLPRSRSGRCDLNYYYSLESSCSHFYSNNYSYNDMKDDITSQVAHQMMPNFLCGNSHNNSSDTYRQAHSGSDCNQYGSSSSSSCMFSGSSTGYPSNISKNKVPPEVPKRTSSISFRSLREQHQNIAASTLNKMSDSGSLSSVQSSGSDGSLSSQSHNLNQTNSSVDSSMLSNSIVSWNKKSQISDVIRKRQYRIGLNLFNKKPSKGIIYLVRKGFLDNAPHAVARFLISRKGLSKQMIGEYLGDLQNSFNAAALEYFAQEIDLSGMQVDVALRKFQTYFRMPGEAQKIERIIEVFSHRYCHCNRDVVARLRNLDTVFILAFAIIMLNTDLHTPNLKPERRMKMNDFIKNLRGIDDCCDIDRDMLVGIYERIKANEFKPGSDHVTQVMKVQSTVVGKKPNLALPHRRLVCYCRLYEVADIYKKERPGVHQREVFLFNDLLVITKILSKKKNSVTYTFRQSYPLNGLTVSLFQMPYYQFGIKLTQRLDNRLLITFNARNDHDRCKFVEDIRESICEMDEMENLRIESELERHRHGHNNRSVNSNSENRDSGVADIDLGPLPSPPVRNPKHPDDTFENSSPSQQATPKRAALTVT